Proteins encoded in a region of the Vibrio sp. CB1-14 genome:
- a CDS encoding response regulator — translation MAHILLIDDDTELTSLLKDILSYEGFEVSEANDGFAGLEAMCEAIDLVLMDVMMPRLNGMDTLKKLRENWDTPVLMLTAKGEEIDRVIGLELGADDYLPKPFSDRELLARIKAILRRTSNKSESSSSDGIRFDDIQVFPAKQEATCQSQTLDLTTTEFALLHYFVQHPGETLTKEALSLEVLGKRLSAFDRAVDMHVSNLRKKLPEKSDGKPRIKTLRGRGYLLVKE, via the coding sequence ATGGCACACATTCTTCTTATCGATGACGACACCGAGCTAACCAGTCTTCTCAAAGACATCTTAAGCTATGAAGGCTTTGAGGTTTCAGAGGCCAACGATGGGTTTGCTGGCTTAGAGGCAATGTGCGAGGCCATTGATTTAGTGTTGATGGATGTGATGATGCCACGCCTCAATGGTATGGATACCCTCAAAAAGCTACGCGAAAATTGGGATACCCCAGTACTGATGCTTACGGCAAAAGGTGAGGAGATAGACCGTGTTATTGGTCTTGAGCTTGGCGCCGATGACTATCTTCCTAAGCCATTTAGCGACCGAGAGCTGCTCGCGCGTATCAAGGCCATATTAAGGCGCACCAGTAACAAGTCAGAATCGAGCTCATCCGATGGAATACGTTTTGACGACATTCAGGTCTTCCCAGCAAAACAAGAAGCGACGTGCCAAAGCCAGACTCTCGACCTAACCACCACTGAATTTGCGCTGCTGCACTATTTTGTCCAACACCCTGGGGAGACGCTGACCAAAGAAGCGCTGAGCCTTGAAGTGCTCGGCAAGCGCCTGTCAGCATTCGACCGAGCGGTGGATATGCACGTCTCTAACTTACGTAAAAAGCTGCCAGAAAAGAGCGATGGTAAACCAAGGATTAAAACCTTGCGCGGTCGTGGCTACTTATTGGTGAAGGAGTAA
- the cpxA gene encoding envelope stress sensor histidine kinase CpxA yields MKLPKISSLYGRIFAIFWFTMLLVLIAVLALPHLDPRVAREVSTETLGQISANRDRIERQFANEPSIGRIVYQLDKSERMHNKDRKTKGPSFFIVDKTGNILSTQKHVDFKERMLKNFITSVDTFDKPMQKLYGRYMLVGPVSINLAKQEYDLYIGMRWNQPPPFLLRMFDKPFQLLLVVMAVSTPLLLWLAWALSQPARRLERAAKRVAKGEFNPDPTLETGTTEFKQAGQSFNQMVLAVNQMISGQQRLLSDISHELRSPLTRLRMATGLATRKQGESAELTRIDTEAQRLEQMIAELLELSRMNTDSHVTRESQPASSLWEEIFSDAQFEAEQVGKTLHFSTIPEISIVGNPKLLMSAIENIVRNAIRYGESEINIALYQHDDMLHIIVEDDGPGVPDDELDDIFRPFYRVSTARDRDSGGTGLGLAITQSAILQHRGQIMASRSELGGLKMHVELPL; encoded by the coding sequence ATGAAACTGCCAAAAATTAGCAGCCTCTACGGACGAATTTTTGCGATATTTTGGTTTACCATGTTGCTGGTGCTAATCGCGGTACTAGCACTGCCCCACCTCGATCCTCGCGTTGCAAGAGAAGTCTCCACCGAGACACTCGGCCAAATCAGTGCTAATCGTGACAGAATTGAACGTCAATTTGCCAACGAGCCAAGTATTGGTCGCATAGTCTATCAGCTTGATAAGTCTGAACGCATGCACAATAAAGACCGCAAGACAAAAGGACCAAGCTTCTTCATTGTCGATAAGACCGGCAACATCTTAAGCACTCAAAAGCATGTCGATTTCAAAGAGCGCATGCTCAAAAACTTCATTACTTCGGTTGATACGTTCGACAAGCCGATGCAAAAACTCTACGGCCGCTACATGCTGGTTGGCCCTGTTTCGATTAACTTAGCCAAGCAAGAGTATGACCTTTATATCGGTATGCGCTGGAATCAACCTCCGCCGTTTCTACTCAGAATGTTTGATAAGCCATTCCAGCTATTGTTAGTAGTGATGGCCGTCAGCACACCGCTTCTGCTTTGGCTAGCATGGGCACTGAGCCAACCTGCTCGCCGTCTTGAGCGCGCCGCCAAGCGTGTTGCCAAGGGAGAGTTCAATCCAGATCCGACCCTCGAAACCGGCACGACAGAGTTTAAGCAAGCAGGACAAAGTTTCAATCAAATGGTACTGGCGGTAAATCAAATGATTTCCGGTCAGCAAAGACTGCTGTCAGACATCTCCCACGAGCTGCGTTCACCATTGACAAGGCTTCGCATGGCGACAGGCCTCGCGACCCGTAAACAAGGTGAGAGCGCAGAGTTGACCCGTATTGATACCGAAGCCCAGCGCCTTGAGCAAATGATTGCTGAGCTTTTGGAACTGTCTCGCATGAACACCGACAGCCATGTCACCCGAGAAAGTCAGCCAGCAAGCAGCCTTTGGGAGGAGATCTTTAGTGATGCTCAGTTTGAGGCCGAGCAAGTGGGCAAAACTTTGCACTTCTCAACGATTCCTGAGATCTCTATCGTCGGCAACCCTAAGCTGCTCATGAGTGCAATTGAAAATATCGTACGTAATGCGATCCGCTATGGTGAATCCGAGATCAATATCGCGCTGTATCAGCACGATGACATGCTGCACATTATTGTCGAAGATGATGGTCCTGGAGTACCTGATGATGAACTTGACGACATTTTTAGACCGTTTTATCGCGTCTCCACCGCTCGCGATCGCGACTCAGGTGGCACCGGTTTAGGACTGGCAATCACGCAAAGTGCCATCCTCCAGCATCGCGGCCAAATCATGGCGTCACGCAGTGAACTTGGCGGTCTAAAAATGCACGTAGAGCTGCCATTATAA
- the rpmB gene encoding 50S ribosomal protein L28 encodes MSRVCQVTGKRPVTGNNRSHARNATKRRFLPNLQTHRFWVESEKRFVKLRLTAKGMRIIDKKGIDAVLVDIRARGENV; translated from the coding sequence ATGTCCCGAGTATGCCAAGTAACTGGTAAGCGTCCTGTAACGGGTAACAACCGTTCACACGCACGAAATGCTACCAAGCGTCGTTTTCTGCCGAACCTACAAACTCATCGTTTCTGGGTAGAAAGCGAAAAACGCTTTGTTAAACTACGTCTAACCGCTAAGGGTATGCGTATTATTGATAAGAAAGGCATCGATGCTGTTCTTGTTGATATTCGCGCTCGTGGCGAGAACGTATAA
- a CDS encoding CpxP family protein: MKFSKKWVIAATVLPLALGSASVLAYGGSKGGHHGKGGEGMCGGFDGKRMFRELDLTDAQKEQMKQLRESTKAQMKQKFDGDFTAKKAEMQARQQQMQDLVLADTFDADAANALATQMVEKQAERRVKMLEKQHELMSILTPEQKETFKELSQERMEKCFAKVEKRAEKRASE, translated from the coding sequence ATGAAATTTTCAAAAAAATGGGTTATCGCTGCAACTGTTCTTCCACTCGCGCTTGGCTCTGCAAGTGTCTTAGCATACGGTGGCAGTAAAGGCGGTCATCACGGTAAAGGTGGCGAAGGCATGTGTGGCGGTTTTGACGGCAAACGCATGTTCCGCGAGCTAGACTTGACTGACGCACAAAAAGAGCAGATGAAGCAGCTACGTGAATCGACTAAAGCGCAAATGAAACAGAAGTTTGATGGCGATTTCACTGCTAAGAAAGCAGAAATGCAAGCACGTCAGCAGCAAATGCAAGATCTAGTATTAGCCGATACGTTTGATGCGGATGCGGCGAACGCACTGGCAACGCAAATGGTTGAGAAGCAAGCCGAGCGCCGCGTGAAGATGCTTGAGAAGCAACATGAACTGATGAGCATCTTAACGCCAGAGCAGAAAGAGACGTTTAAAGAGCTGTCCCAAGAGCGCATGGAAAAATGCTTCGCGAAAGTGGAAAAGCGTGCAGAAAAACGTGCTTCTGAGTAA
- the radC gene encoding RadC family protein, with translation MTLHQLPKDSMPREKLLSRGSHALSDAELLAIFLRTGIKGKNVIQLADDLLADFGSLRALFSATNDEFCRHKGLGVAKYVQLQAVLEMSQRYLSETLQRGDSLNSPEHTKYYLMSILRDRQREAFYILFLDNQNRVIADEVMFEGTIDAASVYPREVVKRALEHNAAALILAHNHPSGIAEPSQADRRITRRLSDALGLVDIRVLDHFVVGDGEVVSFAERGWI, from the coding sequence ATGACATTACATCAGCTCCCCAAAGACTCGATGCCGCGAGAAAAGTTACTTAGCCGCGGTAGCCACGCGCTTTCCGATGCTGAGTTATTGGCGATATTTTTACGAACCGGGATAAAAGGCAAGAATGTGATTCAGCTTGCGGACGATTTGCTTGCCGATTTTGGTTCATTGCGGGCACTGTTTTCTGCCACCAATGACGAGTTCTGCCGACACAAGGGGCTTGGTGTCGCCAAGTATGTGCAGCTTCAAGCGGTACTGGAAATGAGTCAGCGCTATCTATCGGAAACTTTGCAGCGTGGAGACAGCTTAAATAGTCCGGAACACACCAAATACTATTTGATGTCGATACTGCGCGATCGCCAGCGAGAAGCCTTCTATATACTGTTTTTGGATAACCAAAATCGAGTGATTGCCGATGAAGTGATGTTTGAAGGCACCATAGATGCGGCCTCTGTATATCCCAGAGAAGTCGTTAAGCGTGCATTAGAGCATAACGCGGCGGCGCTAATACTGGCGCATAACCACCCATCGGGGATTGCTGAGCCGAGTCAGGCCGACAGAAGGATCACCAGAAGATTGAGCGATGCACTTGGACTAGTGGATATTCGTGTGCTCGACCATTTTGTGGTTGGTGATGGGGAAGTGGTCTCGTTTGCCGAAAGAGGCTGGATTTAG
- a CDS encoding M14 family metallopeptidase, with amino-acid sequence MKIFSNFESGNIEVVSIENKDDIQLRIQNDHQSEFYQWFHFRLETQAEQSHTIKILDLAKSAYPEGWKGYDVVASYDREEWFRIPSEFDGDTLSFNVLPERGSMYFAYFTPYSYDRHLDLLHMAQTEHHCTLETLGHTLDNNDMSLLTFGEPEEGKKNIWVIARQHPGETMAEWFMEGLIQRLVDETDTTAQALLEKAVLYVVPNMNPDGANRGHLRTNAVGVNLNREWQTPSMEKSPEVFLVREKMLQTGVDMFLDIHGDEAIPYNFAAGSEGIPSYDERHAGLEHAFKQALLTITPEFQDDYGYDKDEPGKANLTVGSNWVAEQFRCLSYTIEMPFKDNNNYPDPLYGWSPERSIKFGHDMVAATLAVTDKL; translated from the coding sequence ATGAAGATCTTCAGCAATTTCGAAAGTGGCAACATTGAAGTTGTCAGCATTGAGAATAAAGACGATATCCAGCTAAGGATACAAAACGACCATCAGTCTGAGTTTTATCAGTGGTTTCATTTCCGCCTAGAAACTCAGGCTGAACAATCCCACACCATCAAGATCCTTGATTTGGCTAAGTCAGCCTACCCTGAAGGTTGGAAAGGCTATGATGTGGTCGCTTCTTACGATCGCGAAGAATGGTTCCGTATTCCATCTGAGTTCGATGGCGACACACTGAGCTTCAACGTGCTGCCTGAGCGCGGCTCCATGTATTTCGCTTACTTCACACCCTACTCCTATGACCGCCACCTCGATCTCTTACACATGGCGCAAACCGAGCACCACTGCACTCTTGAGACCCTAGGCCACACGTTAGACAACAACGATATGTCGCTGCTGACTTTTGGCGAGCCAGAAGAAGGTAAGAAGAACATTTGGGTGATTGCTCGTCAGCACCCGGGTGAGACTATGGCGGAATGGTTTATGGAAGGCCTGATCCAGCGCCTTGTCGATGAAACCGACACCACAGCGCAAGCGTTGCTAGAAAAAGCTGTGCTCTACGTAGTGCCAAACATGAACCCAGATGGCGCAAACCGCGGCCACCTGCGCACCAATGCGGTTGGCGTCAACCTAAACCGTGAGTGGCAAACACCTTCTATGGAGAAAAGCCCAGAGGTGTTCCTAGTACGCGAGAAGATGCTGCAAACGGGCGTCGACATGTTCTTGGACATTCATGGTGATGAAGCGATCCCATACAACTTTGCAGCTGGCTCTGAGGGCATTCCTTCTTACGATGAGAGACACGCCGGTCTTGAGCATGCGTTCAAACAAGCACTACTCACTATTACGCCTGAGTTCCAAGACGACTATGGCTACGACAAAGACGAGCCGGGTAAGGCAAATCTAACCGTCGGCTCAAACTGGGTTGCAGAGCAGTTCCGCTGCCTGTCATACACCATTGAGATGCCTTTTAAGGACAATAACAACTATCCAGATCCTTTGTATGGTTGGTCGCCTGAGCGCAGTATTAAGTTTGGTCATGACATGGTAGCGGCGACGCTAGCTGTGACGGATAAGCTTTAA
- the rpmG gene encoding 50S ribosomal protein L33 — MAKGIREKIRLVSSAGTGHFYTTDKNKRNMPGKFEIKKFDPVVRQHVMYKEAKIK; from the coding sequence ATGGCTAAAGGCATTCGTGAGAAAATTCGTCTAGTATCTTCTGCAGGTACTGGTCACTTCTACACAACTGACAAGAACAAGCGTAACATGCCAGGCAAATTTGAGATCAAAAAGTTTGATCCAGTTGTTCGCCAACACGTTATGTACAAAGAAGCTAAAATCAAGTAA
- the trmL gene encoding tRNA (uridine(34)/cytosine(34)/5-carboxymethylaminomethyluridine(34)-2'-O)-methyltransferase TrmL encodes MFDIALYEPEIAPNTGNIIRLCANCGANLHLIEPLGFDLEEKKVRRAGLDYHDLARVKRHKDYAAFLAYLEEHNPNYRLFACTTKTTGHHTDAKYQQGDVLLFGPETRGLPAEVIESLPMEQRIRIPMMPDARSLNLSNAVAIIAYEAWRQLGFEGAV; translated from the coding sequence ATGTTTGATATCGCCCTCTACGAGCCAGAAATTGCTCCAAACACCGGAAACATCATCCGTCTTTGTGCCAACTGCGGTGCAAACCTACACCTTATTGAACCGCTGGGTTTTGATTTAGAAGAGAAGAAAGTACGCCGTGCGGGTCTCGACTATCACGATCTTGCGCGCGTAAAACGTCATAAAGACTACGCGGCGTTTCTTGCTTACTTAGAAGAACACAACCCGAACTACCGCTTGTTTGCTTGTACCACAAAAACCACCGGCCATCATACCGATGCGAAATACCAGCAAGGTGATGTGCTGTTATTTGGTCCAGAAACTCGCGGCTTACCTGCAGAAGTGATTGAAAGCCTACCAATGGAGCAACGCATTCGCATTCCTATGATGCCAGATGCGCGCAGTCTAAACCTATCCAATGCGGTAGCGATTATTGCCTATGAAGCGTGGCGACAGTTGGGTTTTGAAGGGGCAGTTTAA